The segment ATCGCGCTGCCGGCATAGAAACACCCGACCACGTACAGGGAAAACCTCTACATCCCCTGATAAATGAAGACCGCCATCGGAAAGAAATCTTTTCAGAAGTCACGTATCACGCCGCGTATGAACCCATGCGGAGCATCCGCACCGAAAGATACAAATACATTCGACGATACGACAACCGCGACAAACTCGTATTGCCCAACGTAGATGACACACCTACAAAAGCGTACTTACTCAATCAAAATTGGGAAAAATTGCCGCGCGATCAGGAAATGTTATACGACCTCATATTCGACCCCGATGAAGCGCACAACATCATCGACCGGGAAGACCTGGCACCTGTGCGAAAAGATCTGAGCCATCGATTGGAAGCATGGATGACAGAAACAAATGACCCCCTTTTGCCAGACGGATATATCGCTGCACCGGGCGGTTCTCAAGTCAACAATTCCGATGGCCGCTCGCCGAATGAAGAACCGGAGGTCGTAGGTTAAGATTGGAGAATATCAGTTAATCTAAAAGGAGACACCCCATGAAAATGCAAGCATCACTACTTTGGGAGCCGGGAAGGCCGCTGGAAGTGGCGGACCTGGACCTGGAAGGACCGAAAGAAGACGAAGTCATGGTACGCATGACCGCCACTGGCGTATGTCACAGCTGCCTGCACGTCGTAGATGGAAGCTGGACCGGATATCCAATGCCAATGGTATTGGGCGATGAAGGGGCTGGAATCGTAGAAGAAGTGGGACCAGGCGTACGACACGTAAAACCCAGCGACCACGTCATCTTATCCTGGGCACCGGCCTGCGGGCGCTGTCACTACTGCGCAACCGGCCTATCGCACTTATGCGAACGCCAGATGCCGGGCAAAGGGGTATTAATGGACGGCACATCCAGAATGAAAATAAAAGGACAAACCGTGTACCATTA is part of the Gemmatimonadota bacterium genome and harbors:
- a CDS encoding alcohol dehydrogenase catalytic domain-containing protein, whose protein sequence is MKMQASLLWEPGRPLEVADLDLEGPKEDEVMVRMTATGVCHSCLHVVDGSWTGYPMPMVLGDEGAGIVEEVGPGVRHVKPSDHVILSWAPACGRCHYCATGLSHLCERQMPGKGVLMDGTSRMKIKGQTVYHYGPACSYASYSVMPASCAIPIREDMPLEVAALIGCSVMTGVGSVINTAAVTPGASMAVFGTGGIGLNVIQGGTLVQAHPIIAIDINPAKLEYAKSFGATHTIDAS